In the Piscinibacter sp. XHJ-5 genome, one interval contains:
- the ilvD gene encoding dihydroxy-acid dehydratase: MSLNRRSKNITEGVARAPNRSMYYAMGYEQGDFSKPMVGVANGHSTITPCNSGLQKLADAAVEGLKEAGANPQIFGTPTISDGMAMGTEGMKYSLVSREVISDCVETCVGGQWMDGVVVIGGCDKNMPGGMMGMLRANVPAIYVYGGTILPGHYKGQDLNIVSVFEAVGQFSAGKMSEEDFCQIERRAIPGSGSCGGMYTANTMSSAFEALGLSLPYSSTMANVHDEKVRSARESARVLVEAIKRDLKPRDIVTRKSIENAVAVIMATGGSTNAVLHFLAIAHAAGVEWTIDDFERMRKKVPVLCDLKPSGKYLAVDLHQAGGIPAVMKMLLGAGLLHGDCMTITGKTVAETLADVPEPSGQQDVIRPVADPMYAEGHLAILKGNLSPEGCVAKITGLKNPVITGPARVFDDEQSALAAIMAGQIRPGDVMVLRYLGPKGGPGMPEMLAPTSALIGQGLGESVGLITDGRFSGGTWGMVVGHVAPEAYEGGNIALVAEGDSITIDAHTLTLQLDVTDAELAKRRAAWKQPAPRYTRGVLAKFAKCASSASSGAVLDKFD; the protein is encoded by the coding sequence ATGAGCTTGAACCGCCGTTCCAAGAACATCACCGAAGGTGTCGCCCGTGCGCCCAACCGCTCCATGTACTACGCGATGGGGTATGAGCAAGGCGACTTCAGCAAGCCCATGGTCGGGGTGGCCAATGGCCACTCGACCATCACGCCGTGCAATTCGGGCCTGCAGAAGCTGGCCGACGCGGCGGTCGAGGGCCTGAAGGAAGCCGGTGCCAATCCGCAGATCTTCGGCACGCCGACCATCAGCGACGGCATGGCGATGGGCACCGAAGGCATGAAGTACTCGCTGGTGTCGCGCGAGGTGATCTCCGACTGCGTCGAGACCTGCGTCGGCGGGCAGTGGATGGACGGCGTCGTCGTCATCGGCGGCTGCGACAAGAACATGCCGGGCGGCATGATGGGCATGCTGCGCGCCAACGTGCCCGCGATCTATGTCTACGGCGGCACCATCCTGCCGGGCCACTACAAGGGCCAGGACCTCAACATCGTGAGCGTCTTCGAGGCCGTGGGCCAGTTCTCGGCCGGCAAGATGAGCGAGGAAGACTTCTGCCAGATCGAGCGGCGCGCCATTCCGGGCAGCGGCTCGTGCGGCGGCATGTACACCGCCAACACGATGAGTTCGGCCTTCGAGGCGCTGGGCCTCAGCCTGCCGTACAGCTCGACGATGGCCAACGTGCACGACGAGAAGGTGCGTTCCGCGCGGGAGTCGGCGCGCGTGCTGGTCGAGGCGATCAAGCGCGACCTGAAGCCGCGCGACATCGTCACCAGGAAGTCGATCGAGAACGCAGTGGCCGTCATCATGGCCACCGGCGGCTCCACCAACGCGGTGCTTCACTTCCTGGCCATCGCGCACGCGGCCGGAGTCGAATGGACCATCGATGACTTCGAGCGCATGCGCAAGAAGGTGCCGGTGCTGTGCGACCTCAAGCCGAGCGGCAAATACCTTGCAGTCGATCTGCACCAGGCGGGCGGAATCCCGGCGGTCATGAAGATGCTGCTCGGCGCCGGGCTGCTGCACGGCGACTGCATGACGATCACCGGCAAGACCGTGGCCGAGACGCTGGCCGACGTGCCGGAGCCTTCCGGGCAGCAGGACGTGATCCGTCCGGTCGCCGACCCGATGTACGCGGAGGGCCATCTCGCGATCCTCAAAGGCAACCTGTCGCCCGAAGGGTGCGTGGCCAAGATCACCGGCCTGAAGAACCCGGTGATCACCGGCCCGGCGCGCGTCTTCGACGACGAGCAGTCGGCGCTGGCCGCCATCATGGCCGGGCAGATCCGTCCCGGCGACGTGATGGTGCTGCGCTATCTCGGGCCCAAGGGCGGTCCCGGCATGCCTGAAATGCTCGCCCCGACCAGTGCGCTCATCGGCCAGGGCCTGGGCGAGTCGGTGGGGCTCATCACCGACGGTCGCTTCTCCGGGGGCACCTGGGGCATGGTGGTGGGCCACGTCGCGCCCGAAGCCTATGAAGGCGGCAACATCGCGCTGGTCGCGGAAGGCGACTCCATCACCATCGACGCACACACGCTGACGCTGCAGCTCGACGTCACCGATGCCGAGCTCGCGAAGCGCCGCGCGGCATGGAAGCAGCCGGCGCCGCGTTACACGCGCGGCGTGCTGGCCAAGTTTGCGAAGTGCGCGTCCAGCGCGAGCTCGGGCGCCGTGCTCGACAAGTTCGACTAA
- a CDS encoding TIGR04438 family Trp-rich protein, which yields MYFVIAGVALLIMKIAEFGPVGAWPWWGILLPFGLAVAWWAWADGTGFTKRREMDKMEAKKRQRRIDNLDALGMDAKGRRGRSDTAKARRRL from the coding sequence ATGTATTTCGTCATCGCCGGGGTGGCACTGCTGATCATGAAGATCGCCGAATTCGGTCCGGTCGGCGCCTGGCCGTGGTGGGGCATCCTGCTGCCATTCGGGCTCGCGGTGGCGTGGTGGGCATGGGCCGACGGGACTGGCTTCACGAAGCGCCGCGAGATGGACAAGATGGAAGCCAAGAAGCGCCAGCGCCGCATCGACAACCTGGACGCGCTGGGCATGGATGCCAAGGGCCGGCGCGGGCGCAGCGACACGGCGAAGGCCAGGCGCAGGCTCTAA
- a CDS encoding c-type cytochrome codes for MKSLSILVLAVAAAPAFAATPAELAQQKNCMACHAIDKKLVGPSYKDVAAKYAGQKDAVDKLTQKVLKGGSGVWGAVPMPANPQVNEAEAKQLVQWVLTQK; via the coding sequence ATGAAATCGCTCTCCATCCTGGTTCTGGCCGTCGCCGCTGCCCCGGCGTTTGCCGCGACCCCCGCCGAGCTGGCGCAGCAAAAGAACTGCATGGCGTGCCACGCCATCGACAAGAAGCTGGTCGGCCCTTCGTACAAGGACGTCGCCGCCAAATACGCCGGCCAGAAAGATGCCGTGGACAAGCTGACGCAGAAGGTGCTCAAGGGCGGCTCCGGCGTCTGGGGCGCGGTCCCGATGCCCGCCAACCCGCAAGTCAACGAAGCCGAAGCCAAGCAGCTCGTGCAGTGGGTGCTGACGCAGAAGTGA
- the acs gene encoding acetate--CoA ligase, which translates to MSEHATKLYPAPEAFAKAAHVSGMAAYEKLVEEARTDYEGYWARLARELVSWKKPFTKVLDQSNAPFFKWFEDGTLNVSYNCLDRQVEAGLGEKVAIIFEADDGKVTRVTYRDLLARTCQMANALKASGVKKGDRVVIYMSMSVEGVVAMQACARIGATHSVVFGGFSAQSLRDRIEDAGAVMVITADEQLRGGKQLPLKAIVDEAIGLGGCDSVKDVIVYKRTGGNIAWNGQRDRWLHELTAAQAPTCEPEWVSAEHPLFLLYTSGSTGKPKGVQHSTGGYLLMASLTTKWTFDLKPDDIFWCTADIGWVTGHTYIAYGPLSLGATEIVFEGIPTYPDAGRFWKMIQDHKVTVFYTAPTAIRSLIKAAEANATAHPRNYDLSSLRILGTVGEPINPAAWVWYHENIGGSRCPIVDTFWQTETGAHMITPLPGATTLVPGSCTLPFPGIDAAVVDETGKEVPWGQGGILVVKRPWPSMIRTIWGDPERYKKSYYPADFQGKYYLAGDGAIRDEKTGYFTITGRIDDVLNVSGHRMGTMEIESALVANPVVAEAAVVGRPDETTGEAVCAFVVLKRPRPTGDEAKALAKELRDWVGKEIGPIAKPKDIRFGDNLPKTRSGKIMRRLLRSVAKGEAVTQDTSTLENPAILEQLGQAY; encoded by the coding sequence ATGTCGGAACACGCCACCAAGTTGTATCCCGCACCGGAGGCGTTCGCGAAAGCGGCGCACGTGTCGGGAATGGCCGCCTACGAAAAGCTGGTCGAGGAAGCCCGAACCGACTATGAGGGCTACTGGGCGCGCCTGGCACGCGAGCTGGTGAGCTGGAAGAAGCCGTTCACCAAGGTGCTCGACCAGAGCAATGCCCCGTTCTTCAAATGGTTCGAAGACGGCACGCTCAACGTCTCGTACAACTGCCTCGACAGGCAAGTCGAAGCGGGGCTCGGCGAAAAGGTCGCGATCATCTTCGAGGCCGACGACGGAAAAGTCACGCGGGTCACCTACCGCGACCTGCTGGCCCGGACTTGCCAGATGGCCAACGCGCTGAAGGCAAGCGGCGTGAAGAAGGGCGATCGTGTCGTCATCTACATGTCGATGTCGGTCGAAGGTGTCGTGGCCATGCAGGCCTGCGCGCGCATCGGCGCCACCCACTCCGTCGTGTTCGGCGGCTTCTCGGCGCAGTCGCTGCGCGACCGCATCGAGGATGCCGGCGCGGTGATGGTCATCACTGCCGACGAGCAGCTGCGCGGCGGCAAGCAGCTGCCGCTGAAGGCCATCGTCGACGAGGCGATCGGCCTGGGCGGCTGCGACAGCGTGAAGGACGTGATCGTCTACAAGCGCACCGGCGGCAACATCGCATGGAACGGCCAGCGCGATCGCTGGCTGCACGAGCTCACGGCAGCGCAGGCGCCCACCTGCGAGCCCGAGTGGGTGAGCGCCGAGCATCCGCTGTTCCTGCTCTACACCTCGGGTTCGACAGGCAAGCCCAAGGGCGTGCAGCACTCCACCGGCGGCTATCTGCTCATGGCCTCGCTGACCACCAAGTGGACCTTCGACCTCAAGCCCGACGACATCTTCTGGTGCACGGCCGACATCGGCTGGGTGACGGGCCACACCTACATCGCCTACGGTCCGCTGTCGCTGGGCGCCACCGAGATCGTCTTCGAAGGCATTCCCACCTATCCGGACGCCGGGCGCTTCTGGAAGATGATCCAGGACCACAAGGTCACGGTTTTCTACACCGCCCCCACGGCCATCCGGTCGCTGATCAAGGCGGCCGAAGCCAATGCCACCGCCCACCCGCGCAACTACGACCTGTCGAGCCTGCGCATCCTCGGCACGGTGGGCGAGCCCATCAACCCGGCGGCATGGGTCTGGTATCACGAGAACATCGGCGGCAGCCGCTGCCCGATCGTCGACACCTTCTGGCAGACCGAGACCGGCGCCCACATGATCACGCCGCTGCCGGGTGCCACGACGCTGGTGCCGGGGTCGTGCACGCTGCCGTTCCCCGGCATCGACGCCGCGGTCGTCGACGAGACCGGCAAGGAAGTGCCGTGGGGCCAGGGCGGCATTCTGGTCGTCAAGAGGCCGTGGCCGTCGATGATCCGCACGATCTGGGGCGATCCCGAGCGCTACAAGAAGAGCTACTACCCGGCAGACTTCCAGGGCAAGTACTACCTCGCCGGCGACGGCGCGATCCGCGACGAGAAGACCGGCTACTTCACCATCACCGGCCGCATCGACGACGTGCTGAACGTGTCCGGACACCGCATGGGGACGATGGAGATCGAATCCGCGCTGGTGGCCAATCCCGTGGTGGCGGAGGCGGCGGTCGTGGGGCGCCCCGACGAGACCACCGGCGAGGCCGTCTGCGCCTTCGTCGTGCTGAAGCGTCCGCGTCCCACCGGCGACGAGGCCAAGGCGCTGGCCAAGGAGCTGCGCGACTGGGTCGGCAAGGAAATCGGTCCGATCGCCAAGCCGAAGGACATCCGCTTCGGCGACAACCTGCCCAAGACGCGCTCCGGGAAGATCATGCGCCGCCTGCTGCGCTCGGTGGCCAAGGGGGAAGCAGTCACCCAGGACACCAGCACGCTGGAAAACCCGGCCATCCTCGAGCAGCTCGGGCAGGCGTACTGA